Proteins from a genomic interval of Diospyros lotus cultivar Yz01 chromosome 6, ASM1463336v1, whole genome shotgun sequence:
- the LOC127804538 gene encoding uncharacterized protein LOC127804538 has translation MKAKKLVRHGCEAYLAFVTTSKKNKMEISEISVVRDFPDVFLNEFPGLPPPREVDFTIELVPGTQPISKDFLEYLDSFIIVFIDDILIYSLSLEEHEAHLRITLQKLREK, from the exons ATGAAGGCGAAGAAGCTGGTGCGTCATGGTTGTGAGGCTTACTTGGCCTTTGTGACGACAAGTAAGAAGAATAAGATGGAAATATCAGAAATTTCAGTGGTTCGGGATTTTCCCGATGTGTTTCTAAATGAGTTTCCAGGATTGCCACCTCCAAGGGAGGTTGACTTCACCATTGAGTTGGTGCCGGGGACACAGCCTATTTCTAAG gATTTTCTAGAGTACTTAGACAGTTTCATCATTGTGTTTATCGATGATATACTGATATACTCACTAAGTTTGGAGGAGCATGAAGCTCATCTTCGAATAACACTGCAAAAGCTTAGAGAGAAGTAG